Genomic DNA from Edaphobacter lichenicola:
CTTTGGATTTGCGGCTTTCGACAAACCAATGGTGTTCATCGGAGGTGTGGTTGACGACGAGGTCGATGATCAGGCGCATGTGGCGCTGCTTGATACCGGCAAGCATCGTATCGAAGTCAGCCATAGTTCCGAACTCGGCCATCACTTTGCGGTAGTCGCGGATGTCATAGCCGTTGTCGGCGTTGGGCGAGTCGTAGTGTGGGCTGAGCCAGATGACGTTAACTCCAAGCTTCTGCAGATAGTCGAGCTTCGAGGTGATGCCGGGAATATCGCCGATCCCGTCTCCGTTTGAGTCCTTGAAGGATCGCGGATAAATCTGATAAACAACCGCCTCCTTCCACCAGGTGGGCTGGTAGCCGTTCACAAGAGCGGGCGCAGAGGACGGGCTCTGTGACTGCAGCAAGGTCATAGGCGCTAGAGTAGCCAGGAATAGAGCGAGGGCGGTGAGTGTGGGTGGCTTCACCGGACTATGCTCTACGCATCGATCGAGTGAGTCAAGCGGGGCGCTCGAAGAACTGTTCGACGTCTGTAATCTCCTGCGTGAGCCGGTAGGGCGGGAGAGACTCGAGAAAGATTCGGCCATAGCGCTGACGCTGGATACGCGGGTCAAGGAGCATGAGAACACCCCGATCGTTGAGCGAACGGATCAGACGACCAAAGCCCTGCTTGAGGGTAATCACGGCGTTGGGAATCTGGTAGTCGAAGAAAGGTTTACCGCCGAGTGCTTCGATGGCCTCCATGCGCGCTTCGACGATCGGGTCGGAGGGAACTGCAAACGGAAGGCGGTCAATGATGACGCAGGATAGTTGCTCGCCTTGCACGTCGACTCCCTGCCAGAAGGAGGAGGTGCCGAAGAGGACCGCGTTAGGTGTATCGCGGAACTGTTGCAGCAGAACGTGACGTGGCGCAGTGCCGTGCAACAGAAGCGGATAAGGGAGTTCGACGAGCAGTCGCTCGTAAGTGTTGCGCATCTGCGCATAGCTGGTGAAGAGGCAGAAGGCGCGGCCCTTCGTAATCTCAAGTACCCGGCGGATGCGTTCGGCGGCGCGTTCCGGAAAATCTGGTTCGCGCGGGTCCGGCATATTGGGTGGGAGATAGAGCAAGGCCTGCTTTTCGTAGTCAAAGTGCGAAGGCACAACCAACTCTCGAGCCGTAGTAAGGCCGAGACGTTTGCGAATGTGGTCGAATCCTCCCGAGACGGTAAGCGTCGCCGAAGTGAGAATGATAGAGCTATAGCTATCGAAGAGCGACGTAGTCAGCAACTCGGAGACATCAATGGGAGTCGCTTGCAGATGCGTGTGAAAGCTCGCTTGCCCTGCTCCGCGCGCAAAGTTCCGCACCCCACCCGCGATGCGGCGCTCAATCCAGAAGACGGTGTTACGGTCGGTCGATTCGAGCAAAAACGCCAGGTGAGCGCGAATATCAGCCGCACGCTTGCGTAAACCAGAGGCTTCTTCAACATTCTTGAGATGATCGAGTTCGCCTTCGAGTCGAGTAAGCGCATTCAGGGTGGCCGTGTAGGTATCGCCACTCTCTTCCAGAAAAGCTTCGCGGTGGAGGAATGGCATGCGGCCCCCGCTATTCGGCATCCCCATCGGGTCTGTCGGGAGAACAGAGAAGAACAGGCGCGAGCGGTCTTTGAGCGTAGCGCAGGCGCTCTCGATCGCTGACGTGCTGGCCTGTTTTGCCTTGAGCATCATCTCTACATCGCGTGTGAGCTCGTCAACGCGCTGAGTAGAGAGTCCAATGCCGAAGTAATTCGAGGCAATCTCTTCCAGCTCATGCGCCTCGTCGAAGATGACACAAGCAGCTTCAGGCAAAATACCGGCATCAGGTGCGCCCGCCGCCTGCTGCTTGATGTTCAGGTCAGCAAAAAAAAGATGATGGTTGACGATGACGATGTCCGACTCAACCGCCTTGCGCCGCATCCCGGTGACAAAGCAACGCTCCCAGTCCGGGCAGCTCTGGCCAAGGCAAACCTCGGTGCGAGCATCGAGCTTATGCCACAAGGCGGAGGACTCCGGAAGATGATCGAGCTCAGCGCGATCTCCGGTCTCAGTCGTCTTCTCCCACGACGCAATCTGATGAAACTGATCAATCTCTTCGAGACCATTCAGCAGAGGGTTGTCCCTGAGCGCATAGAGCTTGTGCCGACAAAGGTAGTTGGCGCGCCCCTTCATATAGCAAACCTTGAGCGGACCAAGAAGAGATTCAAGAAAGGGAACATCCTTGAAATAAAGCTGCTCCTGCAGATTCTTGGTGCCCGTAGAGATGATGACGCGCTGGCCCCGCTCTCGGGCTAGCCGTAGGGCAGGCAGAAGGTACGCAAGCGTCTTCCCCGTCCCCGTCCCAGCTTCAACAATCAGGTGACGCTTCTCCTTGAAAGCGGATTCAATAGCTCTTGCCATGTCGTACTGCCCTCGACGATGCTCAAATGCCAGCGAAGATCGAGACAAGATGCCGCCGGGAGCAAAGAAATCGTGAAGATTCGGCAGATTCTCCGGCTTCGCGGGCGTAATCGAGATGGGAGCGGTCGTAGACAAGGCGATTTGCTTGAGGATCGGCGGCACAGAGGCTTTGCAATTTCTATAATAGAGGGGGAAGCGAAGAATTAGCGTAATAAGCCTGGCCGCCTGATGCGTGCGCGGGAGAAAGTTGGACGTTCCGTGGCTCAGAAAGACGATAGAAAGCGGTTAGGCAAAAAGCACAGGCAGGCCAGCACACGGCCCAAAAAGGGTCGCGCCGCGAAGTCCACCCCAACCACCGGGGCGGTCGATCCGCGAAAGCGGAAGATCCTTTCGACCAAGCGCGCTGCCGTCGACAAAGCTTCGCGAGTTACCAAACAGTCCCCCGACCGGGAGAAGCGGAAGGCGATCCGTCCCGACGGAGCGACCCCAAAAAAGCCCGCGGGAGTAGTCCGTCCAAAGCTGGAGAGACCCGCGGACGGAATCGTCGGGCGACAAACGCCACGTTCGGCGAACGTCGCAGGTCGCGAAAGAATTGACGACGACTGGCGGGATATCGAGTTGCTGGCCTCCCAGATGGTCACCGAAACCGAGAGCGCCGACGCTCGCGAACTGCCGTTGATCGCAATCTGTGGCCGTCCCAATGTGGGTAAGAGCACCCTCTTCAATCGTCTGACGGGTTCGCGTCGATCGATCGTTGGTGATGAGCCGGGAATTACCCGCGACCGCATCTATGGCGAGATCGAGTGGATGAACCGTGCAGCAAGAATCGTCGACACGGGCGGCGTCGTACCGGACGACGAAGCTCTGATCCCATCCGAGATTTTCCGACAGGCGAAGGTTGGACTAGAAGAGGCCGATGCTATTGTGATGGTCGTGGATGGCCGCACCGAGCTGGCCTCGCCCGATCTCGAACTTGCGCGACTGCTTCTGCGCGGCGGAAAACCGGTGTTTCTCGCTGTAAACAAGATGGACACCGATGCGATGCAGTCGCAGGCGGAGAACTTCCGCCGACTCGGATTCAGAAATGTGCTCCCTATCTCAGCGGAACACGGCTCAGGAATGGGCGATCTGCTGGATGCGGTCTTCGAGGTATTGCCCGAGTCAGAGGAACTCATCGAAGAGCCCGAGGTGATGCTCACAGAAAACGACGAAGCGGAAGAAGATGAGACGGGCCCGGACTTTTCCATCTCTCCAGCGGCAACCCTTATGACGGAAGCGTCAGAGGTTACTGCACCGAGGCGCCCACGTATGCTCCGATCGCACGGCGAGTATGAGAGCCGCGAGACGAAGATCGCGATCATCGGACGACCAAACGTCGGCAAGAGCACGCTTCTGAATGCTCTCACTGGAACCCAGCGCGCCATCGTCTCACCGATTGCAGGAACCACTCGCGATGCAGTCGACGAGGTGGTGGAGCGCGACGGCCATGCATTCCGCTTTGTCGATACCGCAGGAATTCGCCGGAAGGGCAAGACGAAGCTGATGGCCGAAAAGCTATCAGTCATCATGGCCCGAAAACATCTGGAGGCGGCAGACGTATCCTTGCTGATCATCGATGCGACAGAGGGCGTTGCCGCGCTCGACGC
This window encodes:
- a CDS encoding ATP-dependent DNA helicase encodes the protein MSTTAPISITPAKPENLPNLHDFFAPGGILSRSSLAFEHRRGQYDMARAIESAFKEKRHLIVEAGTGTGKTLAYLLPALRLARERGQRVIISTGTKNLQEQLYFKDVPFLESLLGPLKVCYMKGRANYLCRHKLYALRDNPLLNGLEEIDQFHQIASWEKTTETGDRAELDHLPESSALWHKLDARTEVCLGQSCPDWERCFVTGMRRKAVESDIVIVNHHLFFADLNIKQQAAGAPDAGILPEAACVIFDEAHELEEIASNYFGIGLSTQRVDELTRDVEMMLKAKQASTSAIESACATLKDRSRLFFSVLPTDPMGMPNSGGRMPFLHREAFLEESGDTYTATLNALTRLEGELDHLKNVEEASGLRKRAADIRAHLAFLLESTDRNTVFWIERRIAGGVRNFARGAGQASFHTHLQATPIDVSELLTTSLFDSYSSIILTSATLTVSGGFDHIRKRLGLTTARELVVPSHFDYEKQALLYLPPNMPDPREPDFPERAAERIRRVLEITKGRAFCLFTSYAQMRNTYERLLVELPYPLLLHGTAPRHVLLQQFRDTPNAVLFGTSSFWQGVDVQGEQLSCVIIDRLPFAVPSDPIVEARMEAIEALGGKPFFDYQIPNAVITLKQGFGRLIRSLNDRGVLMLLDPRIQRQRYGRIFLESLPPYRLTQEITDVEQFFERPA
- the der gene encoding ribosome biogenesis GTPase Der translates to MAQKDDRKRLGKKHRQASTRPKKGRAAKSTPTTGAVDPRKRKILSTKRAAVDKASRVTKQSPDREKRKAIRPDGATPKKPAGVVRPKLERPADGIVGRQTPRSANVAGRERIDDDWRDIELLASQMVTETESADARELPLIAICGRPNVGKSTLFNRLTGSRRSIVGDEPGITRDRIYGEIEWMNRAARIVDTGGVVPDDEALIPSEIFRQAKVGLEEADAIVMVVDGRTELASPDLELARLLLRGGKPVFLAVNKMDTDAMQSQAENFRRLGFRNVLPISAEHGSGMGDLLDAVFEVLPESEELIEEPEVMLTENDEAEEDETGPDFSISPAATLMTEASEVTAPRRPRMLRSHGEYESRETKIAIIGRPNVGKSTLLNALTGTQRAIVSPIAGTTRDAVDEVVERDGHAFRFVDTAGIRRKGKTKLMAEKLSVIMARKHLEAADVSLLIIDATEGVAALDANIGGYAHESGRSVIIVVNKWDLMTRTGKDGMRLFDGKPPADQKLYEQDVRDKLKYLDYAPLLFISAADGKNIESVFKKVELVARERRKRVTTGQMNRFLEKVDFQKASVPMNKRVRIYYMTQAAVAPPTFVLFTDKDVKMHFSFERFLGNQIRENFGFIGSPIWFKIKARNKKKTE